The Rickettsiales bacterium genomic interval TGGGCTCCTCCTATGCCCCCTCGCCCCTGCTAACGCAGAATATGTGAAGTCGGGCACAGGGTTTTTTATTAGCAAGGCCGGGCATATTATTACAAATGAACATGTGGTGAAGGGCTGCGATACGGTACGTATCCGTGGAGCCGTCGCCCCAACCGAGGCAAAAGTGATCAAGATTGATGCGGATATTGATCTCGCGCTCTTAAAAACAACAACTATCCCACCACGCGTCGCGCCGATTCGCGAAAAGGGGATTCCAATTCGCAAGGGCGAAAAGCTACTCGTGATTGGCTATCCGGAAAAACACGGGCAGACCGGCATTTACAAGGTCAGCCACTCTAAAGTGAAAGATACCATCGACCCGATGGGCGGCGATAAATGGGTGCAATTTGAAGATTCGGCACGCCATGGCAATAGCGGCGGCCCTTTATTGGATAAAAGCGGCAATGTTATCGGCGTGGTCATGGGAAAAGCCCAACTAACACGCACCAACCTCATTAGCGGACGGGTTGAGAATGTGGGCAGTAGCGATCTCGCGATCAGCCTACCGCATTTATGGAATTTTTTAGAGGGTGAGAATGTCTATACCGTCACCATGCATTCAGCCCTACAGCATGGCCAAGGCTATTTAGAACGCATGGCCTCTGAGATGATCGTCAATATTCACTGCGTGGAGTGATTAAACGGTACGCTCAGTGGGACTATCTTTTCGAGTGGCAGGGTCGTGTTCAGCTGCATGATTACCGGATTTTCCTACACCGCCTCCGTCTAAAATAGCACGGACTTGATCTTCGGCACTCACGACCGCGTCTCTGCCCTGCGTTTTGGCACGGTTCTTTTCACGCATTTGACGCATGATTTTATCGGTAAATTTCTCTTTAGGCTTTACCTCGGGATTACCGCCATCAAGATCTGGCTGAACCTGTACCCCAGCATATTGCGCTTGGTTTAATAAATCGCCGCCTATTAGATTAGAGGGGACCGTACCGCTTTTTCGAAGCATATGATCCAGCTTCGACGGCACATCTACATTGGTGTACCCCTTAGGATATTTCGCATAAAACTCTTCCTCCGATATGATACGAATAGGGCCCCCGCCATACTTAAAAAGCGTACCATCAAAACTTTTTTCATTTACTTGCGTCGTAAATTTTCGCCAGTCATCTTGCT includes:
- a CDS encoding serine protease, with product MNEMKMTLLVAGLLLCPLAPANAEYVKSGTGFFISKAGHIITNEHVVKGCDTVRIRGAVAPTEAKVIKIDADIDLALLKTTTIPPRVAPIREKGIPIRKGEKLLVIGYPEKHGQTGIYKVSHSKVKDTIDPMGGDKWVQFEDSARHGNSGGPLLDKSGNVIGVVMGKAQLTRTNLISGRVENVGSSDLAISLPHLWNFLEGENVYTVTMHSALQHGQGYLERMASEMIVNIHCVE